A genomic segment from Amycolatopsis camponoti encodes:
- a CDS encoding sensor histidine kinase has protein sequence MPKLGRLRDRWADVTPEVRDRALAVAVTAAAFVPGLGMIGAQFGDLPRHDGGFLAVLLVLGQTLPLAVRSRWPAATLVLIAICFGAHEVLAYPPTIGSLALYFALYSAGAREERFRRALPAAISLGYLVFAVSVTLRGSPTGVLTYLLYYAVLVLFWSLGTLVRQRRRQEAERRRLTARAAAADERARLARELHDVVTHHVTAMVVQADAARYLPPENAPGVFAAITGSGRDALTELRFLLGVLEATGARTPGLGALRTLVDQPGRVVELVEAGERPELPPETELTAYRIVQEALTNAAKYAAGRPATVRVGYRADLLEIEVTTRGPATAPGVLGSGGRGLAGLRDRVGALGGRFTAGPAEDGFRVIAQFPTGGTPVGSDR, from the coding sequence ATGCCGAAGCTGGGACGTCTCCGGGACCGCTGGGCGGACGTCACCCCGGAGGTCCGGGACCGGGCCCTCGCCGTGGCCGTCACGGCCGCCGCTTTCGTGCCGGGGCTCGGGATGATCGGGGCCCAGTTCGGCGACCTGCCGAGGCACGACGGCGGATTCCTCGCGGTGCTGCTGGTCCTGGGGCAGACGCTCCCGCTGGCGGTGCGCAGCCGGTGGCCCGCGGCGACCCTCGTGCTCATCGCGATCTGTTTCGGGGCGCACGAAGTGCTCGCGTACCCACCGACGATCGGCAGCCTCGCGCTGTACTTCGCGCTCTATTCCGCCGGGGCGCGCGAGGAGCGGTTCCGCCGGGCGCTGCCCGCGGCGATATCCCTGGGGTACCTGGTCTTCGCGGTCTCGGTCACCTTGCGCGGATCCCCCACGGGCGTGCTGACCTACCTCCTGTACTACGCGGTCCTGGTCCTGTTCTGGTCGCTGGGCACCCTGGTGCGGCAACGACGGCGGCAGGAGGCCGAACGGCGGCGGCTCACCGCGCGGGCCGCGGCGGCGGACGAGCGGGCACGGCTCGCCCGCGAACTGCACGACGTCGTCACCCACCACGTCACGGCCATGGTGGTGCAGGCCGACGCCGCGCGGTACCTCCCGCCCGAGAACGCCCCCGGGGTGTTCGCCGCCATCACCGGCTCGGGTCGCGACGCCCTCACCGAACTCCGGTTCCTGCTCGGAGTCCTTGAAGCGACCGGCGCGCGCACACCGGGCCTGGGCGCCCTGCGCACCCTCGTCGACCAGCCGGGCCGGGTGGTCGAGCTCGTCGAAGCGGGCGAACGCCCGGAGCTGCCGCCGGAAACCGAGCTCACCGCGTACCGGATCGTGCAGGAAGCACTGACCAACGCGGCGAAGTACGCCGCCGGCCGTCCCGCGACGGTGCGCGTCGGCTACCGTGCCGACCTCCTCGAAATCGAGGTGACCACGCGGGGTCCGGCGACCGCGCCCGGCGTTCTCGGCTCCGGTGGACGCGGGCTGGCCGGGCTGCGCGACCGGGTCGGCGCGCTCGGCGGCCGGTTCACCGCCGGGCCCGCGGAGGACGGATTCCGGGTCATTGCGCAATTCCCGACCGGCGGCACCCCGGTGGGGAGCGACCGGTGA
- a CDS encoding alpha/beta fold hydrolase has product MSKTRGSGRRSHRFAAALAVTGLTVLGVAACDSADDEDTPAAAALPWGPCPAAAPGTARDPRLTCAKVKVPLDYGHPDGASIEVGISRLGATDPAKRHGVLLLNPGGPALPGLDTPSAMAPTLPKPVLDGYDLIGFDPRGVGTSTPQSCGLDNPSLAALFPYPAADGSIDANVQAARATAAKCATKPDLRYFTTANTARDLDRVREALGEAKISYWGQSYGTYLGTVYRALYPDRTDRMILEGNVDPAHVWAGEAESWGKGMAERFPDAAAVAAGQNAALGLGATPEEVTRNYLALADRLDRRPAPVPGTPQALSGALLRGVTYALLLHNDTLPVLAQVWKAAADLADGHVTDADGKVLQQVFADSPAAPGVPADNQATLFLALTCGDAEWSHDVGSYAQRTAADRRTWPLSAGMPANIWPCAFWPQPIEKPVAVTTGGAHNTLILQNRRDHATPWDSGVGLHRALGDGAAFVGVDNGGHYVYHEGSACADNATVAFLDSGRLPDQDLDCTDVKRP; this is encoded by the coding sequence ATGAGCAAGACACGCGGGTCCGGGCGACGGAGCCACCGGTTCGCCGCGGCCCTGGCGGTCACCGGCCTGACCGTTCTCGGCGTGGCCGCCTGTGACAGCGCGGACGACGAGGACACCCCCGCGGCCGCGGCTCTCCCGTGGGGCCCGTGCCCGGCGGCGGCGCCCGGCACGGCCCGGGATCCGCGGCTCACCTGCGCGAAGGTGAAGGTGCCGCTCGACTACGGCCATCCGGACGGCGCGTCGATCGAGGTCGGGATCTCCCGCCTGGGCGCCACCGACCCGGCGAAGCGCCACGGCGTCCTGCTGCTGAACCCGGGTGGCCCCGCGCTGCCGGGTCTCGACACGCCCAGCGCGATGGCGCCGACGTTGCCCAAGCCCGTCCTGGACGGCTACGACCTGATCGGCTTCGACCCGCGCGGCGTCGGGACCAGCACCCCGCAGAGCTGCGGCCTCGACAACCCGAGTCTCGCCGCGCTCTTCCCGTACCCCGCCGCCGACGGCTCGATCGACGCGAACGTCCAGGCCGCCCGCGCGACGGCCGCGAAGTGCGCCACGAAGCCCGATCTGCGCTACTTCACCACGGCCAACACCGCACGCGACCTCGACCGCGTCCGCGAAGCGCTCGGCGAAGCCAAGATCTCGTACTGGGGCCAGTCCTACGGCACCTACCTCGGGACCGTCTACCGCGCGCTGTACCCGGACCGGACCGACCGCATGATCCTGGAGGGCAACGTCGATCCCGCCCACGTCTGGGCCGGGGAAGCGGAGAGCTGGGGCAAGGGCATGGCCGAGCGGTTCCCCGACGCGGCCGCCGTCGCCGCCGGGCAGAACGCCGCCCTCGGGCTCGGCGCCACCCCCGAGGAGGTCACACGGAACTACCTCGCGCTCGCCGACCGGCTCGACCGCCGGCCGGCCCCGGTGCCCGGCACACCGCAGGCGCTGAGCGGGGCGCTGCTGCGCGGCGTCACCTACGCCCTGCTGCTCCACAACGACACGCTCCCGGTGCTCGCCCAGGTCTGGAAAGCGGCCGCGGACCTGGCCGACGGGCACGTCACCGACGCCGACGGCAAGGTGCTCCAGCAGGTGTTCGCCGACTCCCCGGCGGCCCCGGGCGTGCCGGCGGACAACCAGGCGACCCTGTTCCTCGCCCTGACCTGTGGTGACGCCGAGTGGTCCCACGACGTCGGCAGCTACGCCCAGCGCACGGCCGCCGACCGCAGGACCTGGCCCCTGAGCGCGGGCATGCCGGCGAACATCTGGCCGTGCGCGTTCTGGCCGCAGCCGATCGAGAAGCCGGTCGCCGTGACCACCGGTGGCGCGCACAACACGCTGATCCTGCAGAATCGCCGCGACCACGCGACCCCGTGGGACTCCGGCGTCGGCCTGCACCGCGCGTTGGGCGACGGCGCCGCGTTCGTCGGCGTCGACAACGGCGGGCACTACGTCTACCACGAAGGTTCGGCCTGCGCCGACAACGCGACGGTGGCGTTCCTCGACAGCGGCCGGCTGCCGGACCAGGACCTCGACTGCACCGACGTCAAGCGGCCGTGA